In a genomic window of Brassica rapa cultivar Chiifu-401-42 chromosome A10, CAAS_Brap_v3.01, whole genome shotgun sequence:
- the LOC103844077 gene encoding probable fructokinase-2 translates to MTSKALNHVLHPYINYTNLRSLILISIVFLLRSLEHKLELVPMASNLDKGLIVSFGEMLIDFVPTQSGVSLAESPGFLKAPGGAPANVAIAVTRLGGRAAFVGKLGDDEFGHMLAGILRENGVEDKGINFDKGARTALAFVTLRSDGDREFMFYRNPSADMLLRPDELNLELIRSAKVFHYGSISLITEPCRSAHLKAMEVAKEAGALLSYDPNLREPLWSSPEEARKQIMSIWDKAEIIKVSDVELEFLTQNKTIDDESAMSLWHPNLKLLLVTLGEKGCRYYTKGFHGSVEAFDVNAVDTTGAGDSFIGAFLSQIVDDQTVLKEEERLRKVLRFANACGAITTTKKGAIPALPSECDALSLLKDK, encoded by the exons ATGACTTCAAAAGCTTTAAACCATGTCTTACACCCTTATATAAACTACACTAACCTTCGTTCACTTATCCTCATCTCTATTGTCTTCCTTCTCAGATCTCTCGAACACAAACTAGAACTTGTTCCAATGGCGTCAAACCTAGACAAAGGCCTCATCGTGAGCTTCGGCGAGATGCTCATTGACTTCGTCCCCACGCAATCCGGCGTTTCCCTCGCTGAATCCCCCGGATTCCTCAAAGCTCCCGGAGGTGCTCCGGCCAACGTCGCCATCGCAGTCACGCGTCTCGGTGGTCGCGCAGCTTTCGTTGGAAAGCTCGGTGATGATGAGTTCGGCCACATGCTTGCTGGTATCTTGAGGGAGAACGGTGTTGAAGACAAGGGGATTAACTTCGACAAGGGAGCCAGAACCGCACTAGCATTCGTCACGTTGCGTTCAGATGGGGACAGAGAGTTTATGTTTTACCGTAACCCGAGCGCCGACATGCTTCTCCGACCAGATGAACTCAACCTCGAACTAATCAGATCG GCCAAAGTGTTTCACTATGGATCAATAAGTTTGATAACGGAGCCATGCAGGTCGGCTCACTTGAAGGCAATGGAAGTGGCAAAAGAAGCTGGAGCTCTTCTTTCCTACGACCCTAACCTAAGGGAACCTCTTTGGTCATCCCCTGAAGAAGCTAGGAAACAGATCATGAGCATCTGGGACAAGGCTGAGATCATCAAGGTCAGTGACGTGGAGCTTGAGTTTCTTACCCAAAACAAAACGATCGATGATGAGTCAGCGATGTCTCTGTGGCAtcccaatttgaagctcttgcTTGTTACCCTCGGTGAAAAGGGATGTCGTTACTACACTAAG GGTTTCCATGGATCTGTTGAGGCTTTTGATGTGAACGCGGTAGATACTACCGGAGCTGGAGATTCATTCATCGGCGCGTTTCTAAGCCAGATTGTTGATGATCAGACTGTACTCAAG gAGGAAGAAAGGTTGAGAAAAGTGCTGAGGTTCGCAAACGCTTGTGGAGCCATCACGACGACCAAGAAGGGAGCCATTCCAGCTCTTCCTTCTGAGTGTGATGCTCTCTCTCTTCTTAAAGACAAATAG
- the LOC103844078 gene encoding salt tolerance protein (The RefSeq protein has 1 substitution compared to this genomic sequence) gives MKIQCDVCENAPATVICCADEAALCPKCDVEIHAANKLASKHQRLHLNSLSTKFPRCDICQEKAAFIFCVEDRALLCRDCDESIHVANSRSANHQRFLATGIKVALSSSSCSKETDKNHQSEPSNNQQKAKEIPSQQQPSSASPLPWAVDDFFHFSDPEFTDKKGQLDLGELEWFSDMGFFSDQINQETLPAAQVPELSVAHLGHVHSYRPMKSNASYKKPRLEIRVDDEDDEEEHFIVPDLG, from the exons atgaaaataCAGTGTGATGTGTGTGAGAATGCTCCAGCCACGGTGATATGTTGCGCCGACGAAGCAGCTCTGTGTCCTAAATGCGACGTTGAGATTCACGCAGCTAACAAACTCGCGAGCAAGCACCAACGCCTCCATCTCAACTCTCTCTCCACCAAGTTCCCTCGCTGCGACATCTGCCAA GAGAAGGCAGCTTTTATATTCTGTGTGGAGGATAGAGCTCTGCTTTGTAGAGATTGTGATGAATCCATCCACGTGGCTAACTCTAGATCTGCAAATCACCAGAGGTTCTTAGCCACTGGGATCAAAGTGGCTCTCAGCTCAAGTAGTTGCAGTAAAGAAACAGACAAGAATCATCAGTCCGAGCCTTCCAACAACCAACAGAAAGCTAAGGAGATCCCAAGCCAGCAACAGCCTTCTTCTGCTTCTCCTCTTCCTTGGGCTGTTGATGATTTCTTCCACTTCTCTGATCCTGAGTTCACAGATAAG AAAGGACAGCTTGATCTTGGGGAGTTAGAGTGGTTTTCAGACATGGGTTTCTTCAGTGATCAGATTAATCAGGAGACTCTTCCTGCAGCTCAAGTTCCGGAGCTTTCTGCTGCTCATTTAGGTCATGTTCATTCATACAGACCAATGAAGTCTAACGCTTCTTACAAGAAGCCGAGGTTAGAGATCAGAgttgatgatgaggatgatgaagaagagcaTTTCATTGTCCCTGATCTAGGCtaa
- the LOC103844076 gene encoding protein ENHANCED DISEASE RESISTANCE 2-like has product MAASSGVETEPEWIKRVKSEGAVPCLKLDSKDCKNSWTTPSPNTFMVRGPHYFSDKVKVPAGDFLLKPLGFDWVKGPTKLSEILSYPSSRIRKAIDEQFQTEDATAKPFVWAFNLQLPHKDNYSAVAYFVSTEPILQGSLMDQFLKGDDGFKKSRLKLIANIVKGPWIVRKAVGEQAICVIGRALSCKYVSGENFVEIDVDIGSSMVASAIVHLAFGYITTLTVDLAFLIESQTDAELPEKLLGAVRFSELQTDSAVSMELSSSTSNERSSWWKSLGNGFSNLLNQDTPNMNNTSFGNLQRDEDVKKP; this is encoded by the coding sequence ATGGCTGCTTCCTCCGGTGTTGAAACTGAGCCGGAATGGATCAAAAGAGTCAAATCAGAAGGAGCTGTTCCGTGTCTTAAGCTAGACAGCAAGGACTGCAAAAACAGTTGGACAACACCATCTCCCAACACATTTATGGTCAGAGGACCACATTATTTCTCCGACAAGGTCAAAGTACCTGCTGGTGACTTCCTTCTAAAGCCTCTTGGTTTCGACTGGGTTAAAGGACCCACGAAGCTCTCTGAGATCCTAAGCTATCCAAGCAGCCGAATCAGGAAAGCTATCGATGAGCAGTTTCAGACAGAGGATGCTACTGCTAAGCCTTTTGTCTGGGCCTTCAATCTCCAGCTTCCTCACAAAGACAACTACAGCGCCGTGGCTTACTTCGTTTCTACAGAGCCTATCCTCCAAGGCTCACTCATGGATCAGTTTCTGAAAGGAGACGACGGGTTTAAGAAGTCGAGGCTGAAACTGATTGCAAACATCGTCAAAGGGCCTTGGATCGTGAGAAAAGCTGTTGGAGAGCAAGCTATATGTGTCATTGGACGTGCACTCTCTTGCAAGTACGTTTCGGGAGAGAATTTTGTGGAGATTGATGTGGATATAGGGTCTTCGATGGTTGCTAGCGCCATTGTTCACCTCGCGTTTGGGTACATTACGACGCTGACCGTTGATCTTGCTTTCCTCATCGAGAGCCAGACGGATGCAGAGCTTCCAGAAAAGCTATTAGGAGCTGTGAGATTCTCCGAGCTACAGACTGACTCGGCTGTGTCTATGGAACTGTCTTCGAGCACCAGCAATGAGCGGTCTAGCTGGTGGAAATCGCTTGGGAATGGATTCTCTAATCTGCTTAATCAAGATACACCAAACATGAACAATACATCCTTTGGTAATTTACAAAGGGATGAAGATGTAAAGAAACCGTAA
- the LOC103844081 gene encoding uncharacterized LOC103844081: MANPEEEEEEEKYESFLSRVRRTVYVDELTPHASKSVVESAFSQFGTVKDVIFLPNYLGPKELPTGVLVEMESEQTAKAVIETVSQFPFMVAGMPRPVRASAARPAMFSDRPKKPGRTIQFRWVDPSDAEFDKAQRVKRLVRKHTAEAAFMIKKQLEEAEELAKQQSETVTTHHKKFEMIDKLTHDRVAQELAGRYNIKCGPPHR; the protein is encoded by the exons ATGGCGAAtccggaagaagaagaagaagaagaaaagtacGAATCCTTTCTCTCTCGAGTCCGTCGCACTGTCTACGTAGACGAGCTCACTCCCCACGCCTCCAAATCCGTCGTTGAATCCGCCTTCAGCCAGTTCGGCACCGTCAAGGATGTCATCTTCTTGCCTAACTACCTAGGCCCCAAGGAGCTTCCGACGGGTGTCCTCGTCGAGATGGAGTCCGAGCAGACGGCGAAGGCCGTGATCGAAACCGTCTCTCAGTTCCCGTTCATGGTCGCTGGGATGCCGAGACCCGTGAGAGCCTCTGCTGCTAGGCCCGCGATGTTTAGCGATAGGCCCAAGAAGCCTGGGAGGACGATCCAGTTTCGCTGGGTGGATCCGAGTGATGCTGAGTTTGATAAGGCCCAGAGAGTTAAGAGGCTTGTGAGGAAACACACTGCTGAAGCTGCGTTTATGATTAAG aagcagctggaggaggCGGAGGAGCTGGCGAAACAGCAGTCTGAGACGGTGACTACGCATCACAAGAAGTTTGAGATGATTGATAAACTTACCCACGATCGTGTTGCGCAGGAGCTGGCTGGGCGTTACAACATCAAGTGTGGTCCTCCTCATCGCTAG
- the LOC103844078 gene encoding salt tolerance protein isoform X1, whose product MKIQCDVCENAPATVICCADEAALCPKCDVEIHAANKLASKHQRLHLNSLSTKFPRCDICQEKAAFIFCVEDRALLCRDCDESIHVANSRSANHQRFLATGIKVALSSSSCSKETDKNHQSEPSNNQQKAKEIPSQQQPSSASPLPWAVDDFFHFSDPEFTDKQKGQLDLGELEWFSDMGFFSDQINQETLPAAQVPELSAAHLGHVHSYRPMKSNASYKKPRLEIRVDDEDDEEEHFIVPDLG is encoded by the exons atgaaaataCAGTGTGATGTGTGTGAGAATGCTCCAGCCACGGTGATATGTTGCGCCGACGAAGCAGCTCTGTGTCCTAAATGCGACGTTGAGATTCACGCAGCTAACAAACTCGCGAGCAAGCACCAACGCCTCCATCTCAACTCTCTCTCCACCAAGTTCCCTCGCTGCGACATCTGCCAA GAGAAGGCAGCTTTTATATTCTGTGTGGAGGATAGAGCTCTGCTTTGTAGAGATTGTGATGAATCCATCCACGTGGCTAACTCTAGATCTGCAAATCACCAGAGGTTCTTAGCCACTGGGATCAAAGTGGCTCTCAGCTCAAGTAGTTGCAGTAAAGAAACAGACAAGAATCATCAGTCCGAGCCTTCCAACAACCAACAGAAAGCTAAGGAGATCCCAAGCCAGCAACAGCCTTCTTCTGCTTCTCCTCTTCCTTGGGCTGTTGATGATTTCTTCCACTTCTCTGATCCTGAGTTCACAGATAAG CAGAAAGGACAGCTTGATCTTGGGGAGTTAGAGTGGTTTTCAGACATGGGTTTCTTCAGTGATCAGATTAATCAGGAGACTCTTCCTGCAGCTCAAGTTCCGGAGCTTTCTGCTGCTCATTTAGGTCATGTTCATTCATACAGACCAATGAAGTCTAACGCTTCTTACAAGAAGCCGAGGTTAGAGATCAGAgttgatgatgaggatgatgaagaagagcaTTTCATTGTCCCTGATCTAGGCtaa